The [Limnothrix rosea] IAM M-220 genome includes the window TAAACACGTTGCTCATTGGGGAAAATATTAGAACTTTCACCGTACCCTCGATAATTCACCATAAGGACATTAAATCCGGACTGATGCAAAATTTCTAATGTCTGGAAATTACCCATTTCGTAGCCACCATTGCCGTGGAGCAAAAGCACAGTTTTCCCCTTGGCATCATCGCAGGGAAACCACCAAGTCACAATTTCTTCGGTGTTTTTTTCGCCAACTTTGAGTTTTTCTGTTTCGTAGGCGATCGCCAAATTATCTGGAATTGGAGTGACAGGCTGGCACTGGGGCTCAAAGATAATCCGTCGCTGCACAACCCACAGAACTAAACAAATCCCTAGATAAATTAAGATGCAGCAGAGACAGAACCAAACAAAGAATGGCATGGCACGCGATTCCAAACGACCCTTTCATCATAAAAGCTTAGATTTGCCAGATTTAAGACAACAAGACAGTTTGCTAATCGTCCCAAGGGTTTTAAACAAAGTTTAATGTCCTTTGATATTGGCAAAACAACAATCTAAAAAATTATCCTGATGCGAATAAATAGTCAGTGAAGTGTAAGTAATTACCGAAGGGTGGCTTGCTCTATCTACGGATCACTGTGTCAGGGTCAGTCTCTCGTCAAGGTTTAACCGTTACTTCACCACAGATACTATGTCTACTAGCCAGATTTGCTATTTCCCAGAAGGAACAACTCGTCAAAAGACGGAGGCCAATGTCCTACCCCTCCAACGCAAGGTGACCAAGGAAGAAAAAGTTATCCATTATTTTCCTGATATAGACGAAACTGGCCTAGGGGCAAATACCGCAACGGCGACGGAAGGCCTAGCCAAACAGGAGCTAACTCGGCGCATTCAAAAGTCTCTAATGTTTGATGAATCTTACATGGCGGCGATCGCCACCATTGATGCCAGCAAAAGTGACACAAAAAAGAAAGAAGCACTCCTAAAAAAAGTGATTGCCGCAACGGTAAAAGCCACCATTGCTGAAGTGCAAGCTACCCCCGAAAAATTTCAATTAGAACACCCAAAATCCCCTTGGCTACCCGGCTATCTGAAGCAATTAGCTGCCCCCCTAATCGAGCCAGAGCCAGCCCCAAAAACCTCTTCATTTGAGCAAGAGCGCCAAGTTAAATTCAAAAAAATTGGTGAGTTATTAAAGCGCACAAGAGAAAAACGAGGGTTCACCCATAGCAAACTCAATCACATGACCCACATTCTCACCGCCCATATTATTGCCATTGAAGCAGGTGAATTAGAAAAATTGCCGGAAGCCCTCTACGTTAAAGGATTTATCCGTCGTCTAGGAACAGCCCTCGGACTAAATGGAGAGGCGATCGCCGCCACATTTCCCATGCCAAAACAAACAGAGTCCCGCTACAAAGGGACCAAAAAAGTAGAAGACAATTGGACAACCGAAGCTGGCCGTTACGTGGGCTATACCGCCCTCATGATGGGTGCTGTCAGTGGCCTGTCTTGGAGCCTTAACCAATCCCAACAGCCCGTCACCCCAGCCCAACCCTTAGCACCTCCCCCAGCTAACCAAGCCACCGATGAAATTGCACCTCAAATCGTGCAGACCGATGCCAAAATTTCACCGCCAGAAATGATGCAAATGCCGTAATGTTTAGGGGTCTTGGCAAAGATCTTAGTTGAGGCAGCAAGGAGAAACTCCTGTGTCACAATGGGAAAGTCAATGCGCTTCTAGTGAGTGCGATCGCCTTTTTTTCTAAATCCTATGACCACGACCCAATCAGTACAATCGGTACTCCTTGGCAAAAGTTTGCCCGAACTCACAGAATGGATCGAGGGAACAGGTCAACCGACATATCGCGGCAAACAGCTCTACCAATGGCTCTATCAAAAAGGTGTTCACAATCTCCAAGAGATCACTGTATTTCCCAAAGCTTGGCGTGCCGAAATGCAGGATTATCCAGTCGGGCGATCGCAGATCCATCACCACAAAACAGCCCCCGATGGCACACGCAAATATCTTCTGAAGCTCCACGACGGCTTAATCATTGAAACCGTTGGTATCCCTACCGAAAAACGCCTCACCGTTTGCGTCTCCTCCCAAGTCGGTTGCGCCATGGCCTGCGAATTTTGTGCCACAGGAAAAATGGGCTTTACGCGCCACCTACAAGCCTACGAAATCCTTGACCAAGTACTCACCGTCCAAGAAGATTTTCGGCAGCGGGTGAGTCATGTTGTCTTTATGGGTATGGGCGAACCCCTAGCCAATATTGAAGAAGTCATTAAAGCAGTTCACAGTTTAAATAAAGATATCGGCATCGGCCAGCGCTCCCTCACCATTTCGACAGTCGGTGTTCCCGATAAAATTCGCGCCCTAGCAGAAGAGCATTTACAAGTCACATTTGCCGTGAGTCTCCACGCCCCCAACCAAGACCTACGGGAAACCTTAATCCCCACCGCCAAGCATTACCCGATTCATGATCTACTGGATGAATGTCGCGAATACGTTGATATCACCCGCCGTCGCCTGAGTTTTGAATATATTTTGTTGGCAGGAGTGAATGATTTACCAGAACACGCCACAGAGCTAGCCAAACATCTCCGAGGTTTCCAAAGCCACGTTAATCTCATTCCCTACAATCCCATTAGCGAAGAAGAATTTA containing:
- a CDS encoding helix-turn-helix domain-containing protein, producing the protein MSTSQICYFPEGTTRQKTEANVLPLQRKVTKEEKVIHYFPDIDETGLGANTATATEGLAKQELTRRIQKSLMFDESYMAAIATIDASKSDTKKKEALLKKVIAATVKATIAEVQATPEKFQLEHPKSPWLPGYLKQLAAPLIEPEPAPKTSSFEQERQVKFKKIGELLKRTREKRGFTHSKLNHMTHILTAHIIAIEAGELEKLPEALYVKGFIRRLGTALGLNGEAIAATFPMPKQTESRYKGTKKVEDNWTTEAGRYVGYTALMMGAVSGLSWSLNQSQQPVTPAQPLAPPPANQATDEIAPQIVQTDAKISPPEMMQMP
- the rlmN gene encoding 23S rRNA (adenine(2503)-C(2))-methyltransferase RlmN; the protein is MTTTQSVQSVLLGKSLPELTEWIEGTGQPTYRGKQLYQWLYQKGVHNLQEITVFPKAWRAEMQDYPVGRSQIHHHKTAPDGTRKYLLKLHDGLIIETVGIPTEKRLTVCVSSQVGCAMACEFCATGKMGFTRHLQAYEILDQVLTVQEDFRQRVSHVVFMGMGEPLANIEEVIKAVHSLNKDIGIGQRSLTISTVGVPDKIRALAEEHLQVTFAVSLHAPNQDLRETLIPTAKHYPIHDLLDECREYVDITRRRLSFEYILLAGVNDLPEHATELAKHLRGFQSHVNLIPYNPISEEEFKRPGKKRINVFKQILQDHKIAVSVRYSKGLEADAACGQLRTNLIKKVEVDHAQPLQKMTK